A part of Variovorax sp. HW608 genomic DNA contains:
- a CDS encoding PQQ-dependent catabolism-associated beta-propeller protein, protein MNRSTLPLVALAAALAAPLAAAAKDSQLAFVSSEKDHAITLVDLKTLAVVGVVPTCKRPRHMQRLHGDTQLMVACSDSGRADIIDLATRKPVARVPLGEDPEVFDLSPDGKRAYVSAEDDGALNVFDIAAKKLVKGVPVGKEPEGVKLSPDGRRVYVTSEVAHTVHVIDTDTLEVIRNIPVGQRPRRLAFSADGRELWVTNELGGSVSVISTGELKVIATIPFEVKGMRPDDITPVGIARSPDGRTMYVGLGRANHVAFVDVASRRTTALALVGKRAWSVATNRDGSRLFVVNGLSDDMTVVDTATGKPIKTIAVGRVPHTVVVDD, encoded by the coding sequence ATGAACCGATCCACCCTTCCCCTTGTCGCACTGGCTGCTGCCCTGGCCGCTCCGCTCGCGGCAGCAGCGAAGGACAGCCAGCTCGCCTTCGTCTCCAGCGAGAAGGACCACGCCATCACCCTGGTCGACCTGAAGACGCTGGCCGTGGTGGGCGTCGTGCCGACCTGCAAGCGCCCGCGCCACATGCAGCGCCTCCACGGCGACACGCAGCTGATGGTGGCCTGCAGCGACTCGGGCCGCGCCGACATCATCGACCTCGCGACCCGCAAGCCGGTCGCGCGCGTGCCGCTCGGCGAGGACCCCGAAGTGTTCGACCTGTCGCCCGACGGCAAGAGGGCCTACGTGTCCGCCGAGGACGACGGCGCGCTCAACGTGTTCGACATCGCGGCGAAGAAGCTGGTCAAGGGCGTTCCGGTCGGCAAGGAACCCGAAGGCGTGAAGCTGTCGCCCGACGGCCGGCGCGTGTACGTGACCTCGGAGGTCGCGCACACGGTCCACGTCATCGATACGGACACGCTGGAGGTGATCCGGAACATCCCGGTCGGCCAGCGGCCGCGCCGGCTCGCCTTCTCGGCCGATGGACGCGAGCTGTGGGTGACCAACGAGCTCGGCGGCAGCGTGAGCGTGATCTCGACCGGCGAGCTCAAGGTGATCGCCACCATCCCCTTCGAGGTCAAGGGCATGCGGCCCGACGACATCACGCCGGTCGGCATCGCGCGCTCCCCGGACGGCCGGACGATGTACGTCGGCCTCGGGCGCGCCAACCACGTGGCCTTCGTCGACGTGGCATCGCGCAGGACGACGGCCCTGGCGCTGGTGGGCAAGCGCGCCTGGAGCGTGGCGACCAACCGCGACGGGTCGAGGCTCTTCGTGGTCAACGGCCTGTCGGACGACATGACGGTGGTGGACACCGCCACCGGCAAGCCGATCAAGACCATTGCGGTCGGACGGGTGCCGCACACGGTGGTCGTCGATGACTGA
- a CDS encoding ATP-binding cassette domain-containing protein, whose protein sequence is MLKIHGLTQRYGSRVALDALCLSIARGDFAVLLGPNGAGKSTLFQVLTGLFAADEGEVEVAGLSMRTDARRALAHIGVVFQQQSLDLDLSIARNLQFHADLQGLPAHESRERIAFEAARFGLLADMQRSVRELSGGSRRKVELARALLTRPDLLLMDEATVGLDPRSRRDLIDGLLDEVRQRGVTVLWATHLVSEAEHADRVLVLHRGRLLASGTPAQVTDTLGGATLEAAFLSATRQTA, encoded by the coding sequence ATGCTGAAGATCCACGGCCTGACGCAACGCTACGGCTCGCGCGTCGCGCTGGACGCGCTCTGCCTCTCGATCGCGCGCGGCGACTTCGCGGTGCTGCTCGGCCCCAATGGCGCGGGCAAGTCGACCCTGTTCCAGGTGCTGACCGGTCTGTTCGCGGCCGACGAGGGCGAGGTCGAGGTGGCCGGCCTGTCGATGCGCACCGACGCGCGGCGCGCGCTCGCGCACATCGGCGTGGTGTTCCAGCAGCAGTCGCTCGACCTCGACCTGAGCATTGCGCGCAACCTGCAGTTCCACGCCGACCTGCAGGGCCTGCCCGCGCACGAGTCGCGCGAGCGAATCGCGTTCGAGGCCGCGCGCTTCGGGCTCCTCGCGGACATGCAGCGCAGCGTGCGGGAGCTTTCGGGCGGCAGCCGCCGCAAGGTCGAGCTGGCACGCGCCCTGCTGACGCGGCCCGACCTGCTGCTGATGGACGAGGCCACCGTCGGCCTCGACCCCCGGTCGCGGCGCGACCTCATCGACGGCCTGCTGGACGAAGTGCGCCAGCGCGGCGTGACCGTGCTGTGGGCCACGCACCTCGTATCGGAAGCCGAGCACGCCGACCGGGTGCTGGTGCTGCACCGCGGACGCCTGCTCGCGAGCGGCACGCCGGCGCAAGTCACGGACACCCTCGGCGGCGCCACGCTGGAAGCGGCCTTCCTCAGCGCCACGCGACAAACGGCATGA
- a CDS encoding sigma-54-dependent Fis family transcriptional regulator, translating to MAATPRALAATAGTWTTPEALPLPQQKERTELIEQWHQRCSALGLTRVERPDFEPLMRSDLNEARERNQRLFTHAAPVMEMLFEQIVDTESMIVLADVTGTILHSVGDDRFLQRANKVALSPGVNWAEHSKGTNAIGTALFEEAPTVVHGGEHFIHANHFLTCSAAPIFDPRGNMLGVLDVTGDQRSYHRHTMGLVRMSARMIENQWLSDDYGNRLRLHFHSRVEFIGTLLEGIIVVGVDGKILGANRSALDQLDMSSAALRMHSLTSLFGTTAPAVFDHFRSPLPTPMTLCLSNGRQFHVSARFNGPQRSMAVEPRGAAEPAAEPRKPGGMLAGATAHSAEGTLFSGLHYLNTGDPQIDALIQKVLRVINRDIPLLILGETGTGKELLARAVHQDSNRAKQPFVAVNCASIPESLIEAELFGYEDGAFTGARRKGAVGRIVQANGGTLFLDEIGDMPLALQARLLRVLQERQVTPLGSLKSIPVDIAVIGATHRKLRDMIEAGSFREDLYYRLNGLVVKLPALRERCDLDVVARRILLSDCPHATPEISARVMALFKAYTWPGNVRQLANVLRTAAVMAAGEGQIEEHHLSDDFLEDVRSGRVSQPPQLSVPIRVAPAAPDALPMHFPEPAGERAAEPAAATAEPPEAPAEPATPLTLGEAEVELIRSTLAAANGNISVASKRLGISRNTIYRKLRWGK from the coding sequence ATGGCTGCAACCCCTCGTGCACTGGCCGCAACGGCCGGGACCTGGACCACACCCGAAGCACTGCCATTGCCGCAGCAGAAGGAACGCACCGAGCTCATCGAGCAGTGGCACCAGCGGTGTTCGGCACTCGGGCTGACGCGCGTCGAGCGGCCCGACTTCGAGCCCCTCATGCGCAGCGACCTCAATGAGGCGCGCGAGCGCAACCAGCGCCTGTTCACGCATGCGGCGCCGGTCATGGAAATGCTCTTCGAACAGATCGTCGACACCGAAAGCATGATCGTGCTGGCCGACGTCACCGGCACCATCCTCCACTCGGTCGGCGACGACCGCTTCCTGCAGCGCGCCAACAAGGTGGCGCTCTCGCCCGGCGTGAACTGGGCCGAGCATTCCAAGGGCACCAACGCGATCGGCACGGCGCTGTTCGAGGAAGCGCCGACCGTTGTCCACGGCGGCGAGCATTTCATCCACGCCAACCATTTCCTGACCTGCTCGGCCGCGCCCATCTTCGACCCGCGCGGCAACATGCTCGGCGTGCTCGACGTCACCGGCGACCAGCGCTCCTACCACCGGCACACCATGGGCCTGGTGCGCATGTCGGCCCGCATGATCGAGAACCAGTGGCTGTCCGACGACTACGGCAACCGCCTGCGGCTGCACTTCCACAGCCGGGTCGAATTCATCGGCACCTTGCTCGAGGGGATCATCGTCGTCGGCGTCGACGGCAAGATCCTCGGGGCCAACCGCAGCGCGCTCGACCAGCTCGACATGAGCAGCGCGGCACTGCGCATGCACAGCCTGACCAGCCTGTTCGGCACCACCGCGCCGGCGGTGTTCGATCACTTCCGCTCGCCGCTGCCGACGCCGATGACGCTCTGCCTGTCGAACGGCCGGCAATTCCACGTGAGCGCGCGTTTCAACGGACCGCAGCGGTCGATGGCCGTGGAACCGCGCGGCGCGGCCGAACCCGCCGCCGAGCCCCGCAAGCCCGGCGGCATGCTGGCCGGGGCCACGGCCCACTCGGCGGAAGGCACCCTGTTCTCCGGCCTGCACTACCTCAACACCGGCGACCCGCAGATCGACGCCCTGATCCAGAAGGTGCTGCGCGTCATCAATCGCGACATCCCGCTGCTCATCCTGGGCGAGACGGGCACGGGCAAGGAACTGCTCGCACGCGCCGTGCACCAGGACTCGAATCGCGCCAAGCAGCCCTTCGTGGCGGTCAACTGCGCATCGATTCCCGAGTCCCTGATCGAGGCCGAACTGTTCGGCTATGAGGACGGCGCCTTCACCGGCGCGCGCCGCAAGGGCGCGGTCGGCCGCATCGTGCAGGCCAACGGCGGCACGCTGTTCCTCGACGAGATCGGCGACATGCCGCTGGCGCTGCAGGCGCGGCTGCTGCGCGTGCTGCAGGAGCGGCAGGTGACGCCGCTGGGCAGCCTGAAGTCCATTCCGGTCGACATCGCGGTGATCGGCGCGACGCACCGCAAGCTGCGCGACATGATCGAGGCCGGCTCGTTCCGCGAAGACCTCTACTACCGATTGAACGGCCTGGTGGTGAAGCTGCCCGCGCTGCGCGAGCGCTGCGACCTCGACGTCGTGGCACGCCGCATCCTGCTGAGCGACTGCCCGCATGCCACGCCGGAGATCAGCGCGCGGGTGATGGCGCTGTTCAAGGCCTACACGTGGCCCGGCAACGTGCGCCAGCTCGCGAACGTGCTGCGCACCGCTGCCGTGATGGCCGCGGGCGAAGGCCAGATCGAGGAGCACCATCTCTCGGACGACTTCCTCGAGGACGTGCGCAGCGGACGGGTGTCGCAGCCGCCGCAGCTCTCCGTGCCGATCCGCGTCGCGCCTGCCGCTCCCGACGCGCTGCCGATGCACTTCCCGGAGCCGGCCGGCGAACGCGCGGCGGAGCCCGCCGCCGCAACGGCGGAGCCCCCCGAAGCGCCGGCCGAACCGGCCACGCCGCTCACGCTCGGCGAAGCCGAAGTCGAGCTGATCCGCAGCACGCTCGCTGCGGCCAACGGGAACATCTCGGTCGCGTCCAAGCGCCTGGGCATCAGCCGCAACACCATCTATCGCAAGCTTCGCTGGGGCAAGTGA
- the pqqD gene encoding pyrroloquinoline quinone biosynthesis peptide chaperone PqqD, whose protein sequence is MITRDDRPRMSSLYRMQFEPTQDHWVLLYPEGMVRLNLSAAEILHRCDGQRTVDQIVAELEAAFAQPSLHEEVIGFLCEARQRGWLQ, encoded by the coding sequence ATGATCACGCGCGACGACCGCCCCCGCATGTCGAGCCTCTACCGGATGCAGTTCGAACCGACACAGGACCACTGGGTCCTGCTCTACCCCGAGGGCATGGTTCGCCTCAATCTTTCGGCGGCCGAGATCCTGCATCGCTGCGACGGCCAACGCACGGTGGACCAGATCGTCGCCGAGCTGGAGGCCGCCTTCGCACAGCCGTCCCTGCACGAAGAGGTGATCGGCTTCCTCTGCGAGGCGCGGCAGCGCGGCTGGCTGCAATAG
- a CDS encoding transporter substrate-binding domain-containing protein, producing the protein MRASHVSRRAVLRWIGAAGLGAPALVARAAALDRIRERGTLTVALYKDMPPFHVDGKGIDVQLAQALADALGVKLSMLAFNADENMGDDLRNMVWRGHYLGFGPADVLLHVPVDKPLIDDTPQARIFAPYYRERVVLARRLDALPQLDSLSALGDAKVAVPGQTLAGWLMIGADGGAYRNQLVTQWKDGTDAARALQRGEVAAAAGLASEMESVLRGDAHFAIAPLPSPRAQRNGWAVGMAVKKDATDLAQALQAGINDLARDGQLRTMFEGANVAWQAP; encoded by the coding sequence ATGCGCGCTTCACACGTCTCGCGCCGCGCCGTCCTTCGCTGGATCGGCGCGGCAGGCCTCGGGGCGCCGGCGCTCGTCGCACGCGCGGCGGCGCTGGACCGCATCCGCGAGCGCGGCACCCTCACGGTCGCGCTCTACAAGGACATGCCGCCGTTCCATGTCGATGGCAAGGGCATCGACGTGCAACTGGCGCAGGCGCTCGCAGATGCGCTCGGCGTCAAGCTGTCGATGCTTGCCTTCAATGCCGACGAGAACATGGGCGACGACCTGCGCAACATGGTCTGGCGCGGCCACTACCTGGGCTTCGGGCCGGCGGACGTGCTGCTGCACGTGCCGGTCGACAAGCCGCTCATCGACGACACGCCGCAGGCGCGAATCTTCGCGCCCTACTACCGCGAGCGCGTCGTGCTGGCGCGGCGGCTCGACGCGCTGCCGCAGCTCGACAGCCTCTCGGCGCTGGGCGATGCGAAGGTGGCGGTGCCGGGGCAGACGCTGGCCGGCTGGCTGATGATCGGCGCCGACGGCGGCGCCTATCGCAACCAGCTCGTCACGCAATGGAAGGACGGCACCGATGCCGCGCGCGCCCTGCAGCGCGGCGAAGTCGCCGCCGCGGCCGGGCTCGCATCGGAAATGGAATCGGTGCTGCGCGGCGATGCGCACTTTGCGATCGCGCCGCTGCCGTCGCCGCGTGCGCAGCGCAACGGCTGGGCCGTCGGGATGGCGGTCAAGAAGGATGCAACGGACCTCGCGCAGGCACTGCAGGCCGGCATCAACGACCTGGCACGCGACGGGCAACTGCGAACCATGTTCGAAGGCGCCAACGTCGCGTGGCAGGCCCCCTGA
- the pedF gene encoding cytochrome c-550 PedF yields MVAALGLTCASLAWSHGDVTPQAVDTTGLPELGKDWRAENPYRGNTTAIKIGTSAYNQNCARCHGIEAISGGIAPDLRKIDNDCATMKDAPKKAACAKEIDDYFLTTVRHGRTRNGAVYMPPFEGTMNQEAIWSIKSYLETRREKPF; encoded by the coding sequence ATGGTCGCTGCACTGGGCCTGACTTGTGCGAGCCTCGCCTGGTCGCACGGCGACGTGACCCCGCAAGCCGTCGACACCACGGGCCTGCCCGAACTCGGCAAGGATTGGCGCGCCGAGAACCCGTACCGCGGCAACACGACGGCGATCAAGATCGGCACCTCGGCCTATAACCAGAACTGCGCCCGCTGCCATGGCATCGAGGCCATCTCCGGCGGCATCGCGCCCGACCTGCGCAAGATCGACAACGACTGCGCCACGATGAAGGATGCGCCCAAGAAGGCGGCCTGCGCGAAGGAGATCGACGACTACTTCCTGACGACCGTGCGCCATGGCCGGACAAGAAACGGTGCCGTGTATATGCCGCCGTTCGAGGGCACGATGAACCAGGAAGCGATCTGGTCGATCAAGTCCTATCTCGAGACCCGCCGCGAGAAGCCGTTCTAG
- the pqqC gene encoding pyrroloquinoline-quinone synthase PqqC — MTETPTAPLSPREAARCELQRLWDGDEFEARLRACESRYHIHHRFNLRLNRGELAPFQVRAWVANRFYYQVNIPRKDAAVLANCEDRAERRRWIERMLDHDGRGDFAGAHAGGIEAWLRLAQAVGLEAADLWSHRHVQPGVRFAVDAYVNFARQRPWEEAAISSLTEMFAPKIHADRLAGWPALYPWIDVEGLAYFRSRIPLATRDVEHGLEVARRWCTTRARQERAISILHFKLDILWSMLDAIERGFPDDMPLELQP, encoded by the coding sequence ATGACTGAAACACCGACCGCCCCCCTGAGTCCGCGCGAAGCGGCCCGCTGCGAGCTTCAGCGCCTGTGGGACGGCGACGAGTTCGAAGCCCGCCTGCGCGCCTGCGAATCGCGCTATCACATCCACCACCGCTTCAACCTGCGGCTGAACCGCGGCGAGCTTGCGCCCTTCCAGGTGCGTGCCTGGGTGGCCAACCGCTTTTATTACCAGGTCAACATCCCGCGCAAGGACGCGGCGGTATTGGCCAACTGCGAGGACCGCGCGGAGCGCCGCCGCTGGATCGAGCGCATGCTCGACCACGACGGCCGCGGCGACTTCGCGGGCGCCCATGCCGGCGGCATCGAGGCCTGGCTTCGGCTGGCCCAGGCCGTGGGCCTGGAGGCGGCCGACCTCTGGTCGCACCGCCACGTGCAACCAGGCGTTCGGTTCGCGGTGGATGCCTACGTCAACTTCGCGCGCCAGCGCCCGTGGGAGGAAGCCGCGATCTCCTCGCTGACCGAGATGTTCGCGCCGAAGATCCATGCCGACCGGCTGGCCGGATGGCCGGCGCTGTATCCCTGGATCGACGTCGAGGGCCTCGCCTACTTCCGCAGCCGGATCCCGCTCGCCACGCGCGACGTCGAGCACGGCCTCGAAGTCGCGCGCCGCTGGTGCACCACGCGCGCGCGGCAGGAGCGCGCGATCAGCATCCTTCACTTCAAGCTCGACATCCTGTGGTCGATGCTCGACGCCATCGAGCGCGGCTTCCCCGACGACATGCCGCTGGAGCTGCAACCATGA
- a CDS encoding ABC transporter substrate-binding protein, which yields MTELARRLAMMLAFALAGAAAGAATLTIGIVQRADDDRLEPARVALAYPGHPGGRARDAVDMAIDESRFELEAAGLRVNVGVRDAASADDASARLRELDKSGAAAALLDLPAAWIAAGASATSAMPMINVGESDDALRQQVCRPHLFHTLPSERMRADALAQALLARKWMRVLLIHGQSADDATRLALAQGALKRYGLKQVAARPFKLSADPRERDLANPLLLTGPAAAGGDYDVVWVVDSDGEFARTLPYRLALPRPVVGDAGMSAEAWAPHFERYGAPQLERRFVRAAKRPMTGHDWAAYIATKAVLQAALAQPATPSAAKLNAVLNRPDFTLDGFKGVRLGFRAWDHQLRQPLLLTDGVGVIGSAPVDGVLHAKNVLDTLGTDAPESPCRSAP from the coding sequence ATGACTGAGCTCGCCCGTCGTCTCGCGATGATGCTGGCGTTCGCCCTGGCCGGTGCGGCAGCCGGCGCCGCCACGTTGACGATCGGCATCGTGCAGCGTGCCGACGACGATCGGCTGGAACCGGCGCGCGTCGCGCTCGCCTACCCCGGCCATCCGGGCGGGCGGGCGCGCGACGCGGTCGACATGGCCATCGACGAGAGCCGCTTCGAGCTGGAGGCGGCGGGCCTGCGGGTGAATGTCGGCGTGCGCGATGCCGCGTCGGCGGACGACGCGTCCGCGCGCCTGCGCGAGCTCGACAAGTCCGGCGCGGCAGCCGCGCTGCTCGACCTGCCTGCCGCATGGATCGCCGCCGGCGCATCGGCCACGAGCGCCATGCCGATGATCAACGTCGGCGAAAGCGACGATGCGCTGCGCCAGCAGGTCTGCCGGCCCCATCTGTTCCACACGCTGCCGAGCGAGCGGATGCGCGCGGATGCCCTCGCCCAGGCCCTGCTCGCGCGCAAATGGATGCGGGTCCTCCTGATCCACGGCCAGAGCGCCGACGATGCCACGCGGCTTGCGCTGGCGCAGGGTGCGCTGAAGCGCTACGGGCTCAAACAGGTGGCGGCGCGGCCATTCAAGCTGTCCGCCGACCCACGGGAGCGCGACCTCGCCAATCCGCTGCTCCTGACCGGACCCGCCGCGGCCGGCGGCGACTACGACGTGGTCTGGGTGGTCGACAGCGACGGCGAATTCGCACGCACGCTGCCCTACCGCCTCGCGCTGCCGCGCCCGGTGGTCGGCGACGCAGGCATGAGCGCCGAGGCCTGGGCGCCGCATTTCGAGCGCTACGGCGCGCCGCAGCTCGAACGCCGCTTCGTGCGCGCAGCGAAGCGCCCGATGACCGGCCACGACTGGGCGGCCTACATCGCGACCAAGGCCGTGCTGCAGGCCGCTCTGGCGCAGCCCGCGACGCCTTCGGCCGCAAAGCTGAACGCAGTCCTCAACCGGCCCGACTTCACGCTCGACGGCTTCAAGGGCGTTCGCCTCGGCTTTCGTGCCTGGGACCATCAGCTTCGCCAGCCGCTGCTGCTGACCGATGGCGTCGGCGTGATCGGCAGCGCGCCGGTCGACGGTGTCCTGCACGCGAAGAACGTGCTCGACACGCTCGGCACCGATGCGCCGGAATCGCCCTGCAGGAGCGCGCCATGA
- a CDS encoding ABC transporter permease: protein MRSTARNKGIRHAVQALRAIVLRELLRFWQQKTRLVSALVRPVLWLAVFAAGFRNVFGVAIIAPYDSYIPYDVYIAPGLIGMVLLFNGMQSSLAMVYDREMGLMRLLLTAPLPRWWVLLAKMFATALLSLVQVLAFVAVAALLGTELPIAPPASLHALFATLASALMLASLGLLLSVYVRQLENFAGAMNFVIFPMYFLSTALYPLWKLEESGATWVYRVAQFNPFTHAVEWIRFALYGKDPGLAPLIVLGTLAVCFTLACRGYDPQRGFGGLAQRGTA, encoded by the coding sequence ATGAGGTCCACGGCACGCAACAAAGGCATCCGGCACGCGGTGCAGGCGCTGCGCGCCATCGTGCTGCGCGAGCTGCTCCGGTTCTGGCAGCAGAAGACCCGCCTCGTCTCTGCGCTGGTGCGGCCGGTGCTGTGGCTCGCGGTCTTCGCGGCCGGGTTCCGCAACGTCTTCGGCGTGGCCATCATCGCGCCCTACGACAGCTACATCCCCTACGACGTCTACATCGCGCCTGGGCTCATCGGCATGGTGCTGCTGTTCAACGGCATGCAGTCCTCGCTGGCCATGGTCTACGACCGCGAGATGGGCCTGATGCGGCTGCTCCTGACCGCGCCGCTGCCGCGCTGGTGGGTGCTGCTCGCGAAGATGTTCGCCACGGCGCTGCTGAGCCTCGTGCAGGTGCTGGCCTTCGTCGCGGTCGCGGCGCTGCTCGGCACCGAGCTGCCGATCGCGCCGCCGGCATCGCTGCACGCGCTGTTCGCGACCTTGGCCTCGGCGCTGATGCTGGCGTCGCTCGGCCTGCTGCTCTCGGTGTACGTGCGGCAACTGGAGAACTTCGCCGGCGCGATGAACTTCGTGATCTTCCCGATGTACTTCCTTTCCACCGCGCTCTATCCGCTGTGGAAGCTCGAGGAGTCGGGCGCGACCTGGGTCTACCGGGTGGCGCAGTTCAACCCGTTCACGCATGCGGTCGAGTGGATCCGCTTCGCGCTCTACGGCAAGGACCCGGGGCTCGCGCCGCTGATCGTGCTCGGCACGCTGGCAGTGTGCTTCACGCTGGCCTGCCGCGGCTACGACCCGCAGCGCGGCTTCGGCGGCCTGGCGCAACGGGGGACGGCATGA
- the pqqA gene encoding pyrroloquinoline quinone precursor peptide PqqA, translating to MHWSKPAFEDMRFGFEITMYISHR from the coding sequence ATGCACTGGTCGAAACCCGCGTTCGAAGACATGCGCTTCGGCTTCGAGATCACGATGTACATCTCGCACCGCTGA
- the pqqE gene encoding pyrroloquinoline quinone biosynthesis protein PqqE, whose amino-acid sequence MTMEARDTGAVRPPLWLLAELTYRCPLHCVFCSNPVDHASHGDEMDSTNWKRVLAEARALGAVQLGFSGGEPLLRDDLEELVAHARGLGFYTNLITSGVGLTRERAKALKAAGLDHIQLSFQDSTRELNDFLSSTKTFDLKARVAGIIKDEGYPMVMNCVMHRFNLRHVGRIIEMAERMGADFLELANTQYYGWAWLNREALMPTADELREAEAVVDMHRARLAGRMKVIWVSPDYADAKPKPCMAGWGAVFMVVAPDGLAMPCHSARMLPGPPLPNLRSMPVREAWYDSEAFNRYRGQAWMSPTCGGCDERHHDFGGCRCQAYLLTGDAAATDPVCPKSPDRGRIDEMLDSAAAARSHEVAAQPLRFVPGAARDAGLVFRSDENSRALSTARATPC is encoded by the coding sequence ATGACCATGGAAGCGCGAGACACCGGCGCGGTCCGCCCGCCCCTCTGGCTGCTGGCGGAGCTGACCTATCGCTGCCCGCTGCACTGCGTGTTCTGCTCGAACCCGGTCGACCATGCCAGCCACGGCGACGAGATGGACAGCACGAACTGGAAGCGCGTGCTGGCCGAGGCACGTGCACTCGGCGCCGTGCAACTGGGCTTCTCGGGCGGCGAGCCGCTGCTGCGCGACGACCTCGAAGAGCTCGTCGCCCATGCGCGCGGGCTGGGCTTCTACACCAACCTCATCACCTCGGGCGTCGGCCTCACGCGCGAACGCGCCAAGGCCCTCAAGGCGGCAGGACTCGACCACATCCAGCTCTCGTTCCAGGATTCGACGCGCGAGCTCAACGACTTCCTCAGTTCCACGAAGACCTTCGACCTGAAAGCCCGGGTCGCCGGCATCATCAAGGACGAGGGCTATCCGATGGTGATGAACTGCGTGATGCACCGGTTCAACCTGCGGCACGTCGGGCGCATCATCGAGATGGCCGAGCGCATGGGCGCGGACTTCCTCGAACTGGCCAACACGCAGTACTACGGCTGGGCGTGGCTCAACCGCGAAGCGCTGATGCCGACGGCCGACGAATTGCGCGAGGCGGAGGCGGTCGTCGACATGCACCGCGCGCGGCTCGCGGGCCGCATGAAGGTCATCTGGGTTTCGCCCGACTATGCCGACGCCAAGCCCAAGCCGTGCATGGCCGGCTGGGGTGCCGTGTTCATGGTCGTCGCGCCGGACGGCCTCGCGATGCCCTGCCACAGCGCCCGGATGCTGCCGGGCCCGCCGCTGCCGAACCTGCGCTCGATGCCGGTTCGCGAGGCCTGGTACGACAGCGAGGCCTTCAACCGCTACCGCGGCCAGGCTTGGATGAGCCCGACCTGCGGCGGCTGCGACGAGCGGCATCACGATTTCGGCGGCTGCCGCTGCCAGGCCTATCTGCTGACGGGCGACGCGGCGGCCACCGATCCCGTGTGCCCGAAGAGCCCGGATCGCGGGCGCATCGACGAGATGCTGGACAGCGCCGCGGCGGCACGCAGCCACGAAGTCGCCGCGCAGCCGCTGCGCTTCGTCCCGGGTGCGGCACGCGACGCGGGCCTCGTGTTCCGCAGCGACGAGAACTCGCGCGCCTTGAGCACGGCGCGCGCCACGCCATGCTGA
- the pqqB gene encoding pyrroloquinoline quinone biosynthesis protein PqqB, producing MKILVLGSGAGGGFPQWNCNCRQCAGQRVGDVAARARTQSSVAVSADGQSWVLLNASPDIGQQLRDQPQLQPRHGLRDTPIKAVILMDAQIDHVTGLLGMREGPCIDLYATPCVFEDLTTAFPVIGVLEHYCGTRWHMLAVAGSQYSATFAVDGFPSLRFTAVAIPGKAPPYSPHRAEQTTGDNIALLIEDLEDGTRLFYSPGLAEVGARELQWMQGADCLLVDGTFWVEDEMQQAGLSRKTATEMGHLPQMGGEARPGMVDVMLNTQARRKVLIHINNSNPILDESSAQRRVLDGHGIEVAYDGMEITL from the coding sequence ATGAAAATACTCGTGCTCGGTTCCGGTGCCGGTGGCGGCTTTCCGCAGTGGAACTGCAATTGCAGGCAGTGCGCCGGGCAGCGCGTCGGCGATGTCGCCGCACGTGCGCGCACCCAGAGCTCGGTCGCCGTCTCGGCGGACGGCCAATCGTGGGTGCTGCTCAATGCTTCGCCGGACATCGGCCAGCAGCTGCGGGACCAACCCCAGCTGCAACCGCGTCACGGCCTGCGCGACACGCCGATCAAGGCGGTGATCCTGATGGACGCCCAGATCGACCACGTCACCGGCCTGCTCGGCATGCGCGAAGGCCCGTGCATCGACCTCTACGCCACGCCCTGCGTGTTCGAGGACCTGACCACCGCCTTCCCCGTGATCGGCGTGCTCGAACACTATTGCGGCACGCGCTGGCACATGCTCGCGGTGGCCGGCAGCCAGTACAGCGCGACCTTCGCCGTGGACGGCTTTCCGTCGCTGCGCTTCACGGCGGTGGCGATTCCCGGCAAGGCCCCGCCCTACTCGCCGCATCGCGCCGAGCAGACGACCGGCGACAACATCGCGCTCCTGATCGAAGACCTGGAAGACGGCACCCGGCTGTTCTATTCGCCGGGCCTCGCCGAGGTGGGCGCGCGCGAACTGCAGTGGATGCAGGGCGCCGACTGCCTGCTGGTCGACGGCACCTTCTGGGTCGAGGACGAAATGCAGCAGGCAGGCCTCAGCCGCAAGACCGCCACCGAGATGGGCCACCTGCCGCAGATGGGCGGCGAGGCGCGCCCCGGCATGGTCGACGTGATGCTGAACACGCAGGCGCGGCGCAAGGTCCTGATCCACATCAACAACAGCAACCCGATCCTGGACGAGTCGAGCGCGCAGCGCCGCGTGCTCGACGGCCATGGCATTGAAGTGGCCTATGACGGCATGGAGATCACGCTATGA